A section of the Bacillus pumilus genome encodes:
- the recU gene encoding Holliday junction resolvase RecU, whose product MIRYPNGKSYQPIQPIGTKKRISGESSYSNRGMTLEADLNETNQYYLVNGIAVIHKKPTPVQIVNVDYPKRSAAVIKEAYFKQSSTTDYNGVYRGRYIDFEAKETKSTTSFPLKNFHEHQIEHMKQVEKQGGICFVIISAFGSVYYLPASDLFFFWERQKLNGRKSISKDELMEAGHLMTLGYSPRIDYIKVVETLHFSDESEYQ is encoded by the coding sequence ATGATTCGGTATCCAAACGGAAAATCGTATCAGCCCATTCAACCAATTGGGACAAAAAAACGAATTAGCGGCGAATCCTCTTATAGTAACCGCGGGATGACTCTTGAGGCTGACTTAAACGAAACCAACCAGTACTATTTGGTCAACGGGATCGCAGTCATTCATAAAAAGCCTACCCCCGTTCAAATTGTGAACGTGGATTATCCAAAAAGAAGCGCTGCTGTGATCAAAGAAGCCTATTTTAAACAATCATCCACAACAGACTATAATGGAGTGTACAGAGGGCGCTATATCGATTTTGAAGCAAAGGAAACCAAAAGCACCACCTCGTTTCCGCTCAAAAATTTTCATGAACATCAAATTGAGCATATGAAACAGGTTGAAAAGCAAGGCGGTATTTGTTTCGTTATTATATCCGCATTTGGCTCCGTTTATTATTTGCCCGCTTCAGATCTCTTTTTCTTCTGGGAACGGCAGAAACTAAACGGCCGGAAATCCATTAGTAAAGATGAACTAATGGAAGCCGGTCACTTAATGACACTTGGATATTCGCCAAGAATTGATTATATTAAAGTAGTGGAGACACTTCATTTTTCGGATGAAAGTGAGTATCAATAA